The following are encoded together in the Methanosarcina flavescens genome:
- a CDS encoding cobalamin biosynthesis protein — protein MIIGIGTRRGITKEEVVEAVKQALDEYNLSLIEVTALASAKLKENEQGLLEAGEMLGIPVNFLPDELLNSYNPPSSSQASRFGLKGVAEPAALALSEEKQLICRKKVYGRVTIAIAR, from the coding sequence ATGATTATAGGAATCGGAACTCGCAGGGGCATTACAAAAGAAGAGGTTGTTGAAGCTGTAAAGCAGGCTCTTGATGAGTACAACCTGAGCCTTATAGAAGTTACAGCTTTAGCTTCTGCGAAACTTAAGGAAAATGAACAGGGGCTTCTGGAAGCGGGAGAGATGCTCGGCATTCCGGTGAATTTTTTACCGGATGAGCTGTTAAATAGCTATAACCCCCCTTCATCCTCCCAGGCTTCCCGCTTTGGATTAAAAGGAGTTGCAGAACCTGCAGCTCTGGCCCTTTCTGAAGAAAAACAATTAATTTGCAGGAAGAAAGTCTATGGCAGAGTCACAATCGCAATCGCAAGATAA
- a CDS encoding cobalamin biosynthesis protein CbiG — MATRIAEHLKADLLLYEKGIFKKAFENYGAIIAVFATGIVVRDIAPLLNNKWSDPAVVVVDSNLNFAIPLLGGHHGANEIARKISELGAVPVLTTATEVHGKPSVEGIADRLSCEIFNKESTVAVNCALLDQEIEVLEVKGPRIVVVDEDVSVLVKRRQENIGVKGDSSNNS, encoded by the coding sequence ATTGCGACAAGGATAGCAGAACACCTTAAAGCCGATCTGCTCCTCTATGAGAAGGGCATATTCAAAAAAGCTTTTGAAAACTATGGTGCAATAATTGCAGTCTTTGCCACAGGCATAGTGGTAAGGGATATTGCTCCCCTTCTCAATAACAAGTGGTCTGATCCCGCCGTGGTTGTGGTTGATTCAAATTTAAACTTTGCAATCCCACTGCTTGGAGGGCATCACGGCGCGAATGAGATTGCTCGAAAAATTTCTGAACTCGGAGCAGTCCCTGTACTTACGACGGCGACCGAAGTTCATGGTAAGCCCTCAGTCGAGGGCATTGCCGACAGGTTAAGCTGCGAGATCTTCAATAAAGAATCCACTGTAGCTGTAAACTGTGCACTCCTTGATCAGGAAATAGAAGTTCTTGAAGTTAAGGGTCCCAGAATTGTTGTTGTGGATGAAGATGTATCAGTGCTGGTAAAAAGGCGGCAGGAGAATATAGGAGTAAAAGGTGACAGCAGTAATAATAGCTAA
- the cobJ gene encoding precorrin-3B C(17)-methyltransferase yields the protein MAESQSQSQDKTTGGKLYIVGIGPGSVEQMTVKARDVILNADYILGNSTYLDQIASLLGTQEVIRSYMGKEVDRARKAVELAKVANVVMVSGGDTNVYGMAGIVLEVAEHEELEVDIEILPGVTAILAGASMLGAPVVTDFAVISLSDLLTPWDVIEKRLNLSAEADFVIALYNPKSRKRQSNFSRAIEIIRQYKADSVPVGLVKNALRGEGEGRIVTTLGKVMEYEDWVDMSTTILIGNGDSRIWSSQKKDFIITPRGYHKKYDY from the coding sequence ATGGCAGAGTCACAATCGCAATCGCAAGATAAAACAACCGGAGGAAAACTTTACATCGTAGGCATCGGGCCGGGATCTGTAGAACAGATGACGGTCAAAGCCAGGGATGTAATCCTTAACGCCGATTATATTCTCGGGAACAGCACTTACCTGGACCAGATAGCAAGCCTTCTCGGAACCCAGGAAGTAATCCGCAGTTATATGGGTAAAGAGGTGGATAGAGCAAGAAAAGCTGTGGAGCTCGCAAAAGTTGCGAATGTTGTTATGGTCAGCGGCGGAGATACCAACGTCTACGGCATGGCAGGTATCGTGCTTGAGGTTGCTGAGCACGAGGAACTTGAAGTTGATATAGAGATTCTTCCTGGAGTCACGGCAATTTTAGCCGGGGCTAGTATGCTCGGTGCACCGGTTGTAACGGACTTTGCAGTGATAAGCCTGAGTGATCTCCTTACTCCCTGGGATGTTATTGAAAAAAGGCTTAATCTTTCTGCAGAAGCCGATTTCGTTATAGCTCTTTACAATCCAAAGAGCCGCAAGAGACAGTCTAACTTCTCCAGAGCCATTGAAATTATCCGACAGTACAAAGCTGACTCCGTGCCTGTAGGGCTTGTGAAGAACGCTCTGAGAGGAGAAGGCGAGGGCAGGATTGTAACTACTCTCGGAAAGGTCATGGAGTACGAAGATTGGGTAGATATGAGCACTACGATCCTTATCGGAAATGGAGACTCCAGAATCTGGAGTTCTCAAAAGAAGGATTTCATAATCACTCCCAGGGGGTATCACAAGAAGTATGACTACTGA